The proteins below come from a single Rhizobium tropici CIAT 899 genomic window:
- the gyrA gene encoding DNA gyrase subunit A, whose translation MTEQTPPGGGKLPPGIEPISIMEEMQRSYLDYAMSVIVSRALPDVRDGLKPVHRRILYAAHQSGYHWNRKYVKSARPVADVMGSYHPHGDASIYDALVRMAQDWSMRVPLIDGQGNFGSIDGDSPAAMRYTESRLTKVAHELLEDIDKETVDFQENYDATTEEPKVLPARFPNLLVNGSGGIAVGMATNIPPHNLSEVINGCIALIDNPAIELSQMMEIIPGPDFPTGAKILGRAGIRSAYETGRGSVVMRGVAAIEPMRGDREQIIITEIPYQVNKASMIEKMAELVREKRIEGISDLRDESDRQGYRVVVELKRDANADVILNQLYRYTPLQTSFGCNMVALNGGKPELMNLMDILRAFVAFREEVISRRTKYLLRKARDRAHVLVGLAIAVANIDEVIRVIRQAPDPQSAREELMTRRWNAADVESLIRLIDDPRHRINEDDTYNLSEEQARAILELRLARLTALGRDEIDEELNQIGAEIKEYLDILSSRARIQTIVKDELAAVRDEFGTPRRTEIIDGGLEMDDEDLIAREDMVVTVSHLGYIKRVPLTTYRAQRRGGKGRSGMTTRDEDFVTRLFVLNTHTPVLFFSSRGIVYKEKVWRLPIGTPTSRGKALINMLPLEPGERITTIMPLPEDEDSWDNLDVMFTTTRGTVRRNKLSDFVQVNRNGKIAMKLEEEGDEILSVETCTEHDDVLMTTALGQCIRFSVSDVRVFAGRNSIGVRGITLAPGDRIISMTIVRHVDAEPWERAAYLKRSVSERRSATGDDEEIALVGEEVTEEGQLSDERYEELKALEQFVLTISEKGFGKRSSSYDFRISGRGGKGIRATDTSKTGEIGELVAAFPVEDGDQIMLVSDGGQLIRVPVGGIRVASRATKGVTIFSTAKDEKVVSVERISEPEGDEDDASAAEDDVVADEAGDAGSEGGSEE comes from the coding sequence TTGACTGAGCAAACACCACCCGGCGGCGGGAAGCTCCCGCCAGGCATCGAGCCGATTTCCATCATGGAGGAAATGCAGCGGTCGTACCTCGATTACGCCATGAGCGTGATCGTCAGCCGCGCGCTTCCCGACGTCCGCGATGGTCTGAAGCCCGTTCATCGGCGCATCCTCTATGCGGCCCATCAGAGCGGCTATCACTGGAACCGCAAATATGTGAAGTCGGCCCGCCCCGTCGCCGACGTCATGGGTAGCTATCACCCGCATGGCGACGCCTCGATCTATGACGCCTTGGTCCGCATGGCGCAGGATTGGTCGATGCGTGTGCCGCTCATCGACGGGCAGGGCAATTTCGGCTCGATCGATGGCGATTCGCCGGCGGCGATGCGTTATACGGAATCGCGCCTGACGAAGGTTGCCCACGAGCTTCTCGAGGACATCGACAAGGAAACGGTCGATTTCCAGGAAAACTACGATGCGACCACGGAAGAGCCGAAGGTTCTGCCGGCGCGCTTCCCGAACCTGCTTGTCAATGGTTCCGGCGGTATCGCCGTCGGCATGGCGACCAACATCCCGCCGCACAACCTTTCCGAAGTCATCAACGGCTGTATTGCGCTGATCGACAATCCCGCGATCGAGCTGTCCCAGATGATGGAGATCATCCCCGGCCCGGACTTCCCGACCGGTGCGAAGATTCTCGGCCGTGCCGGCATCCGTTCCGCCTATGAGACGGGTCGCGGCTCCGTCGTCATGCGTGGTGTCGCAGCCATCGAGCCGATGCGCGGCGATCGCGAGCAGATCATCATCACCGAGATCCCCTATCAGGTGAACAAGGCGTCGATGATCGAGAAGATGGCCGAGCTCGTGCGCGAGAAGCGCATCGAGGGCATCTCTGACCTTCGCGACGAATCCGACCGCCAGGGCTATCGCGTTGTCGTCGAGCTGAAGCGCGATGCCAATGCCGATGTCATCCTGAACCAGCTTTATCGCTACACGCCGCTGCAGACCTCCTTCGGCTGCAACATGGTGGCGCTGAACGGCGGCAAGCCCGAGCTGATGAACCTGATGGACATCCTGCGCGCTTTCGTGGCGTTTCGTGAGGAAGTCATCAGCCGGCGCACCAAATACCTGCTGCGCAAGGCCCGTGATCGCGCTCATGTCTTGGTCGGTCTGGCGATTGCGGTTGCCAATATCGACGAAGTCATCCGCGTGATCCGCCAGGCGCCGGATCCGCAATCGGCCCGCGAAGAGCTGATGACGCGTCGCTGGAATGCGGCAGACGTCGAATCCCTTATCCGGCTAATCGATGATCCTCGTCACCGAATCAATGAGGACGACACCTACAACCTCTCGGAAGAGCAGGCGCGCGCCATCCTCGAACTACGTCTGGCTCGCTTGACCGCTCTCGGTCGCGATGAAATCGACGAGGAACTCAATCAGATCGGCGCTGAGATCAAGGAGTATCTTGATATTCTTTCGTCGCGCGCCCGCATCCAAACCATTGTAAAAGATGAGCTTGCTGCCGTTCGCGACGAATTTGGGACGCCGCGCCGCACCGAGATCATTGATGGCGGTCTTGAGATGGACGACGAGGATCTGATCGCCCGTGAGGATATGGTCGTCACCGTTTCTCATCTCGGTTATATCAAGCGCGTGCCGCTGACGACCTATCGTGCACAGCGTCGCGGCGGCAAGGGCCGCTCGGGAATGACCACCCGCGACGAGGATTTCGTTACCCGGCTATTCGTTCTCAATACGCATACCCCAGTCCTGTTCTTCTCATCGCGCGGCATCGTCTACAAGGAAAAGGTCTGGCGTCTGCCGATCGGCACGCCGACCTCGCGCGGCAAGGCGCTTATCAACATGCTGCCGCTGGAGCCCGGCGAACGCATCACCACGATCATGCCGCTGCCCGAGGACGAGGACAGCTGGGACAATCTCGATGTGATGTTCACGACGACGCGCGGAACCGTGCGCCGCAACAAGCTGTCGGATTTCGTGCAGGTCAACCGCAACGGCAAGATCGCCATGAAGCTCGAAGAGGAGGGTGATGAAATTCTCTCCGTCGAGACCTGTACGGAGCATGACGATGTGCTGATGACGACCGCGCTCGGCCAGTGCATCCGCTTCTCCGTATCGGACGTGCGCGTCTTTGCCGGCCGCAATTCGATCGGCGTGCGCGGTATTACACTTGCACCAGGCGATCGCATCATCTCGATGACGATCGTCCGTCATGTGGATGCCGAGCCGTGGGAGCGTGCTGCTTATCTCAAGCGCTCCGTCAGTGAACGCCGCTCCGCGACTGGCGACGACGAGGAGATTGCACTGGTTGGCGAGGAAGTCACCGAGGAGGGACAGCTCAGCGACGAGCGCTACGAGGAGCTCAAAGCTCTTGAACAGTTCGTTTTGACGATCTCGGAAAAGGGTTTCGGCAAGCGTTCTTCTTCTTACGATTTCCGCATCTCCGGCCGCGGCGGCAAGGGCATCCGCGCCACCGACACGTCGAAGACAGGGGAAATCGGCGAGCTCGTCGCCGCCTTCCCGGTCGAGGATGGCGATCAGATCATGCTCGTCTCGGATGGCGGTCAGCTGATCCGTGTGCCCGTCGGCGGCATCCGCGTCGCCAGCCGCGCCACCAAGGGCGTCACCATCTTCTCTACTGCAAAGGACGAGAAGGTCGTATCCGTCGAGCGTATCAGCGAGCCGGAAGGCGACGAGGATGATGCTTCGGCAGCCGAGGATGACGTTGTTGCTGATGAGGCTGGAGATGCCGGCAGCGAGGGTGGCAGCGAAGAATAG
- a CDS encoding NAD-dependent epimerase/dehydratase family protein: protein MVIVVHRGIKMRIVLTGSSGRLGRAIFNALAPSHRVIGIDRSPFSTTHLLGDFTDAALLRQALTGADAVIHCAALHAPHVGAVSEDEFRRINVDGTRRLAEAALAAGVRRLVFTSTTALYGRAVVPGHCTWVDEDTVPQPKSIYHRTKLEAEQLLKGMTGPDLQVRVLRMSRSFPEAANVMAVHRLHRGVDIRDVADAHVAALTNGGKDFQRHIVSAGTLFKPEDCEALAADAASVIQLRAPGLAAKFAQRNWPLPDGIDRIHASKSAGTVLGWHFRFGYDEVFAQLERESLEVLPPFSQNNERPE from the coding sequence ATGGTGATCGTGGTTCATCGAGGGATCAAGATGCGCATTGTCCTGACAGGCAGCTCCGGGCGACTTGGCCGGGCGATCTTTAATGCGCTGGCGCCAAGCCATAGGGTGATAGGCATCGATCGTTCGCCGTTTTCGACGACACATCTACTCGGAGATTTTACCGATGCGGCGTTGCTACGTCAGGCGCTGACGGGTGCGGATGCAGTCATCCATTGCGCGGCCCTGCACGCGCCTCATGTCGGCGCGGTTTCCGAGGATGAATTTCGCCGCATCAATGTGGACGGGACACGGCGGCTGGCGGAAGCGGCGCTGGCTGCCGGCGTGAGACGACTGGTGTTTACCAGTACGACCGCACTTTATGGCCGGGCGGTCGTTCCCGGTCATTGCACATGGGTCGATGAAGACACCGTGCCGCAACCGAAAAGCATCTATCACCGCACGAAACTGGAAGCTGAGCAGCTCCTTAAAGGCATGACCGGCCCGGATTTGCAGGTCCGCGTTTTACGCATGTCTCGAAGTTTTCCAGAAGCAGCCAATGTGATGGCTGTTCATCGCCTGCATCGCGGCGTCGATATCCGCGATGTTGCGGACGCCCATGTGGCGGCACTCACGAACGGCGGCAAAGATTTTCAACGACATATCGTTTCCGCCGGCACGCTATTTAAACCAGAAGACTGCGAGGCGCTCGCGGCCGATGCCGCCTCCGTCATCCAGCTGCGCGCGCCCGGCCTCGCCGCGAAATTTGCACAGCGAAATTGGCCGTTGCCTGATGGAATCGATCGCATTCATGCATCGAAATCTGCGGGCACGGTTCTCGGCTGGCATTTCCGTTTTGGCTATGACGAGGTTTTTGCGCAGCTGGAACGGGAAAGCCTGGAGGTTCTGCCGCCCTTTTCGCAAAATAACGAACGCCCGGAATAA